From the Nitrospirota bacterium genome, the window ACCAAGAAAAAGGCCTCAAGGATTTCCGAATTCTACTGGCTTAACGGCATATTTTTAATCCTGACCCCGCTGGTCTCTCTGATAGGGATTCCCCTCCATCTTTCGATCGTGGGTTTTTCCTGGGCTAACCTGATTTTATTCGCGTTTTTTTTTTGCGGCAACAGGGCTATCGATCACCGGGGGATATCACAGACTCTTCTCACATAAATCGTACGAAGCCCATCCGGTAATCAGGGGGTTTTTTCTGCTATTTGGAGCGGCCGCTTTTCAAAAATCCGCGGTCAAATGGTGCTCTGATCATAGAGACCATCATCGTTACGTAGACCAGTTGAATGATCCTTATAGTATTCAAAAAGGGTTTTTTTACGCCCATATCGGCTGGGTCTTCTTAAAAGATCGCGAAAACTCATTTGACAACGTCCGGGATCTACGTGAAGATCCTCTCGTTTTTTGGCAGCATCGGCATTACTTTCCGATCGCGGTTTTCATGGGATTCGTCCTCCCCTTCCTTCTCGGATTTTTATTTAATGATCCATGGGGAGGGTTGCTCTGGGGCGGATTTGTCCGGACAGTCCTTGTTCACCACTCAACTTTTCTCATCAACTCTCTCAGTCACTATATCGGGAAACAGCCTTATTCCCTGAAAAACTCTTCGAGAGACAATATGTTTACCGCGCTCCTCACCTTCGGAGAAGGGTATCATAATTATCACCATCAATTTCAATATGATTACCGGAATGGAATTCGATGGTATCAATGGGATCCGACCAAGTGGCTGATCAAATCGCTTGAATGGGTCCGGTTTGTCAAAAGGTTAAAAAAGGCTCCTGACGAACATATTTTCAAGGCCAAAATTTTGGTTCAGCGGGAAAGACTGATCAAAAAAATGGATGTCTCCTCGAAAAAACTTCCGGACGCGCTTGAGCAAAAACTCAACCTCGCGCAGGAAAAACTTCTCCTTGCCAGGGTCCGGTGGAATCAAATGAAACTGGAATACAAAGCCGTCAAGAGCTCCATGGATAACAAGCGGATCGAAATCCTAAAGAAATTAGGAGACGATTTACTTTCTTCCAAAACACAGCTTAAGGAAGCCTACGCTGTATGGAATAGTTTAATTGTTGAGTTCTATAATGTCTATGTAAAACCTTCTACAACAGCTTCCTATTAAACCTTAAGAAAAGTCCTCCATTTACCCCTTTTTTATTCCGGGAGGAGCCTTAGGCGTCATTTTGTTCGTTTTATCGGGTCCAGGAAAACAACGTTTTCAGGAGCTTTTTCTTTTTCCCGGTAAAGCCGCTTTTACGCCATGCAATCGCAACCTTTTTAATGACCTCCGCCTGGGTGGGATAGGGATAAATCGTTTGGCTGATGGTTTTCAGGCCTGCCCCCGCCTTCATCGCCAGGGTTATTTCGCTAATCAGGTCCCCCGCATGGGCCGCTACGATGGTGGCGCCCAAAATCCTGTCCGTTCCCTTTTTTATAAGGATTTTAGCAAATCCCTGATCTTCACCATCGAGGATCGCCCGATCGACTTCCCCCATTTTAAAACTAAAAGTCTCAACGGGAATCCCCTTTTCCTTCGCATCGGTTTCATACAACCCAACATGGGCGATCTCCGGATCCGTATAGGTACACCAGGGTATAATCAATGAGCCGGTGCTGGCGTACCCTAAGCCAAAGGGATGGGGAAAAAGAGCATTTTGAATTAAAATCTGGGAAGTCGCATCGGCGGTATGGGTGAATTTGTACCCGAAACAGATGTCCCCGGAGGCGAATATACGGGGATTAGAGGTCTGAAGCCTGTCATCGACCTTGACTCCGAGTTTTAGGTCATACGCCACTCCAGCCTTCTCCAGGTTCAATTCCTCGACGTTCGGCAACCGCCCCACCCCCAACAGAATCTCATCGACCACCACATTCTTTTTCGCTCCGTCTGCCTCATAATAAATGATTTTTTCGTTTCCCCGGGTTTCGATCTGGATGATCTCGGATTCAAAAACAAAAGTAACACCTTCTTTCCTCATCCGGGTATAAACGATTTCGGCGGCATCAGCGTCTTCTCGCAAGAGAATCTTTTTGGCCTGCTCCAGAATAACCACTTTGCTTCCAAAACGGGCAAACGCTTGCGCCAATTCGCATCCTATCGGACCTGCGCCAATGACCGCCAACCGCGGAGGAAGGCCGGTAAGCGAAAAAACGGTTTCGTTGGTCAAACAACCGGCTTCTTTTAAACCTGGAATAGGAAGAAGGGCCGCCCGTGCGCCGGTACAAATGGCGGCTTTGGAAAATCTTAAGGTTTTGCCACCCACTTCAACAGAATCCGGGCCTTGAAACCGTCCCTCACCAATAAAAACATCCACCCCCATGTTTTGATAACGATGGGCCGAATCGTTTTCGCTTATCCGGGACCTCAATTTCCTCATTCTGGCCATTACCGCCGGAAAGTCATTTTTGAACCCGCCGTCCGCTAAAACTCCATACTCCACGCTATTTTTAACTTCCGCCCAGACTCTCGAAGCGCGAAGGAGCGCTTTAGACGGGACACAACCCACGTTCAAACAGTCTCCCCCCATTAAATGACGTTCGATCAATGCCACTTTAGCCCCCAGAGCTGACGCGATCGCCGCGGTAACAAGCCCTGCTGTTCCGGCGCCAATGACCACAAGATTATATTTTCCAACAGGGGTTGGATTAATCCATTGAGGCGGATGGACATTACGGATTAAGACTTCATTGTATGGGTCATTTGGAAGGATTGTTCCAGGTTCTAGATTTTCCATACGCTCCTTGAATTTAAATTTCATTTTCGAATTTAAATTTCATTTTCCAGGGTCTTGTTCCGACTCCGGCAAAAGGAAATCAGCGTTGCGCCCGTTTACGATAAACCATCGGAATAATCGTCACCAGGGCCAATAAAATCAGGCCAAAAAGAAGCTCTTTTGAAATTTTTCCTTTCACGATCTCCAGAAGGGAACTGCTAAAAATGACATAAGCCGCCGTTGCCGGGAGCATACAGAGCCAGGAGGTCAGGAGATATTCGAAAAATTTAATCCGGGTTAACCCAAAGGCATAATTAAGGAGGTTATAAGGAAAAATCGGAATCAGGCGGGTAATCGCGACATAAACCCAGCCCTTTTCCTCCACGCCCTTATCAACAGCCTGAAATTTTGGACCCAGAAGATTGCTGATTTGTTGACGCGCAAAATACCGGGAAATTAAAAATGCCAGACCCGCCCCAAGTGTCGATCCGATTGAAGCGTAGACGGTTCCCCAGATGGGTCCAAAAATAACCCCTCCGGCTACCGTAATCGGAAGACCGGGTAAAAACAGGGAGGGGGCTGTCATAAAAACACCGACATAAATCAAAGGGCCCAAAACGCCGAAACCCTGAACCCAGGTTTGCAGCCGTTCCGGGTCTAAATAACCTCTCAACCCTGTTTGATTGACAAAGATTCCGATAACGGTCAGGGCGCCGATAAACGAAAGAAGCTTTAAAAAGCTTTTTGTGCGGTTTTTCAATGGTCAGCTCGTTTGTTTTAGGCCTTCGCCTGTTTTCCCAACTCGAGATCTTCTTTAAACAATCTCCCCCATCCCAAACTCATTTTACCGGTTTCGACTTTTTGATCAAGAGATTCGAATAATAGGCTATGGCTTCTTCCTGAGTATTATCTGTGTCGGTCATCACCGCAACGCCGAGAAGCGGCGGCGGTTTTTCGCC encodes:
- a CDS encoding mercuric reductase; protein product: MENLEPGTILPNDPYNEVLIRNVHPPQWINPTPVGKYNLVVIGAGTAGLVTAAIASALGAKVALIERHLMGGDCLNVGCVPSKALLRASRVWAEVKNSVEYGVLADGGFKNDFPAVMARMRKLRSRISENDSAHRYQNMGVDVFIGEGRFQGPDSVEVGGKTLRFSKAAICTGARAALLPIPGLKEAGCLTNETVFSLTGLPPRLAVIGAGPIGCELAQAFARFGSKVVILEQAKKILLREDADAAEIVYTRMRKEGVTFVFESEIIQIETRGNEKIIYYEADGAKKNVVVDEILLGVGRLPNVEELNLEKAGVAYDLKLGVKVDDRLQTSNPRIFASGDICFGYKFTHTADATSQILIQNALFPHPFGLGYASTGSLIIPWCTYTDPEIAHVGLYETDAKEKGIPVETFSFKMGEVDRAILDGEDQGFAKILIKKGTDRILGATIVAAHAGDLISEITLAMKAGAGLKTISQTIYPYPTQAEVIKKVAIAWRKSGFTGKKKKLLKTLFSWTR
- a CDS encoding TVP38/TMEM64 family protein, which encodes MKNRTKSFLKLLSFIGALTVIGIFVNQTGLRGYLDPERLQTWVQGFGVLGPLIYVGVFMTAPSLFLPGLPITVAGGVIFGPIWGTVYASIGSTLGAGLAFLISRYFARQQISNLLGPKFQAVDKGVEEKGWVYVAITRLIPIFPYNLLNYAFGLTRIKFFEYLLTSWLCMLPATAAYVIFSSSLLEIVKGKISKELLFGLILLALVTIIPMVYRKRAQR